One region of Danio rerio strain Tuebingen ecotype United States chromosome 5, GRCz12tu, whole genome shotgun sequence genomic DNA includes:
- the tbx3a gene encoding T-box transcription factor TBX3a, whose amino-acid sequence MRDPVIQGSSMAYHPFLPHRGPEFAMSAMLGHQPPFFPALALPPNGSLSLPGALGKPIMEQLMGAAETGLHFSSLGHQAAHLRPLKTLEPEEEVEDDPKVHLEAKELWELFHKRGTEMVITKSGRRMFPPFKVRCTGLDKKAKYILLMDIVAADDCRYKFHNSRWMVAGKADPEMPKRMYIHPDSPATGEQWMSKVVNFHKLKLTNNISDKHGFTILNSMHKYQPRFHIVRANDILKLPYSTFRTYVFPETDFIAVTAYQNDKITQLKIDHNPFAKGFRDTGNGRREKRKQLALQSMRSYEEQQKKENGTSDDSSGEQASFKCFRQASSPAVSTAGHNHLKDFCDSDEDSDEEDKDANAKEGPDSSKISTTTEDSKDQDAGLGKSVFGESDSSSGRRSEKTRADSRSPITLISSTTRSGEELKSPVREPAKTTDDCRTVSKENYMPLTVQTDGAAHLNQNHLHNFGFPPGLAGQQFFNHLGGAHPFLLHPSQFNMGGAFSNMAAGMGPILAAVSSGGVGSLDGSSLPSPSQSLTGAPMPFHLQQHVLASQGLAMSPFGGLFPYPYTYMAAAAAASSAASSSVHRHPFLSAVRPRLRYSPYSLPSVPDSTLLTTAMQPMASSGLEVKGDGMNTSPASAALDSEVTSRSSGSVSLSPKTCTEKDSSSELQSIQRLVSGLEPKPDRARSVSP is encoded by the exons ATGAGAGATCCAGTTATTCAGGGATCCAGTATGGCATATCACCCGTTTTTACCTCACCGGGGTCCGGAGTTTGCCATGAGCGCAATGCTGGGTCACCAGCCGCCTTTCTTCCCGGCACTGGCACTGCCACCCAACGGCTCGCTGTCGCTGCCCGGGGCGCTGGGCAAACCCATCATGGAACAGCTGATGGGCGCCGCGGAGACCGGCCTGCACTTCTCCTCGCTGGGACACCAAGCCGCGCATCTCCGGCCTCTAAAGACACTGGAGCCCGAGGAGGAGGTCGAAGACGATCCGAAAGTTCACCTCGAAGCCAAGGAACTCTGGGAGCTTTTTCACAAGCGCGGCACCGAGATGGTCATCACCAAGTCGGGAAG GCGAATGTTCCCTCCGTTTAAAGTCAGATGCACGGGCTTGGACAAAAAGGCCAAATATATTCTGTTGATGGATATTGTCGCCGCTGATGACTGCAGGTATAAATTTCACAACTCTCGCTGGATGGTGGCAGGAAAGGCTGACCCCGAAATGCCAAAACGGATGTACATTCACCCCGACAGTCCGGCCACTGGCGAGCAATGGATGTCTAAAGTCGTCAATTTTCACAAACTTAAACTGACAAATAACATCTCCGACAAGCATGGATTC ACGATACTAAACTCCATGCACAAATACCAGCCAAGATTTCACATCGTGAGAGCCAACGACATACTGAAGCTCCCCTACAGCACGTTCAGGACCTACGTGTTCCCCGAGACAGACTTCATTGCTGTCACTGCCTACCAGAACGACAAG ATCACACAACTGAAAATTGACCACAATCCTTTTGCAAAAGGATTTCGGGACACTGGAAATGGGAGACGCGAAAAAAG GAAGCAGCTGGCTCTGCAATCGATGCGTTCATATGAGGagcagcagaaaaaagaaaacggGACGTCAGACGATTCCTCAGGCGAGCAGGCGTCCTTCAAGTGTTTTCGCCAGGCTTCATCTCCTGCGGTCTCGACTGCTGGACACAATCATTTAAAAG ATTTCTGTGACAGCGATGAAGACAGCGATGAAGAAGACAAAGACGCGAACGCGAAAGAAGGGCCAGACTCCAGCAAAATCTCCACCACCACCGAGGACTCCAAGGACCAGGACGCGGGTTTGGGCAAGAGTGTGTTCGGCGAGAGCGACTCCTCCTCGGGTCGCAGAAGCGAGAAGACCCGCGCGGACTCTCGGAGCCCCATCACCCTCATCTCCAGCACCACCCGCTCCGGAGAGGAGCTCAAGAGTCCGGTAAGAGAACCGGCCAAGACTACAGACGACTGCCGGACAGTGAGCAAGGAAAATTACATGCCATTGACTGTGCAAACAGACGGCGCAGCGCACTTAAATCAAAACCACTTGCACAATTTCGGATTTCCGCCGGGTTTGGCCGGGCAGCAGTTTTTCAATCACTTGGGTGGTGCCCATCCTTTCCTCCTTCACCCCAGCCAGTTCAACATGGGAGGCGCTTTCTCCAACATGGCCGCAGGGATGGGCCCCATACTGGCCGCGGTGTCCTCTGGTGGAGTAGGCTCACTGGACGGGTCCAGCCTGCCCTCGCCCTCACAGAGCCTCACCGGAGCCCCGATGCCGTTTCATCTGCAGCAGCACGTGCTGGCGTCTCAG GGTCTGGCTATGTCTCCTTTCGGGGGTCTGTTCCCGTACCCCTACACGTATATGGCCGCCGCTGCAGCTGCTTCATCCGCCGCCTCCTCCTCGGTGCACCGGCACCCGTTTCTGAGCGCGGTGCGGCCCCGGTTGCGGTACAGCCCGTACTCGTTACCGAGTGTCCCCGACAGCACTTTGCTTACGACGGCGATGCAGCCCATGGCGAGCAGCGGACTGGAGGTGAAGGGCGATGGGATGAACACCAGCCCCGCTTCCGCTGCTCTGGACTCTGAGGTCACCAGCCGCTCTTCCGGTTCTGTTTCACTGTCGCCGAAAACCTGCACCGAAAAAGATTCGAGCTCCGAGCTGCAGAGCATCCAGCGTCTGGTGAGCGGACTGGAGCCCAAGCCGGACCGAGCCCGCAGTGTGTCCCCGTAG